Proteins encoded within one genomic window of Anopheles gambiae chromosome 3, idAnoGambNW_F1_1, whole genome shotgun sequence:
- the LOC1280989 gene encoding tyrosine kinase receptor Cad96Ca, producing MASSGRTRMTSADVRLCIKLRHCLTMFAWMAIVLQHPGADAQDLNTPPVIVVDRHWRIPENTTVGTMITRVNAEDNEDDKLEFGLDALVAGQEQPFIIDPNTGFVFLNSSIEGRAGQNFFVYVTVSDGSVTSKNEVYVNILSKNATGLYKSRGSQFTPSIDNIRQILPPGINLPGISSRPQIPLPPLPSQFTRKPPTVPGPGLESAEVTPTPPPPSKQTKTYPDRPIVTGNASTVVDSSPTTHPVEPSVYNGTKLSPIPPVINTTAPHPTIAGESSTPTTPKLPLQPTITTGTVPIHAHPHEETNTVKILLPVIISVAIIFVTAGLIAICFFRKYLCALSKTLKKKNKIDKAKKSNQSNGSSNITSTAEDSRNSIGLSHWTGPMAFSNRYTSPWERDTNGHLQATSQLSEESNGSIVKDRWEFPRHRLKVFNILGEGAFGQVWRCEATDIDGHEGVSVTAVKTLKENASEAERNDLLSELQVLKSLEPHINVVRLLGCCTEKDPIFVILEYVNMGKLQTFLRNSRVEKHYGNTHGKSKILTSGDLTSFMYQVARGMDFLTSLGIIHRDLAARNILITDDHTCKVADFGFARDIVTSKVYERKSEGRLPIRWMATESLYDNIFTVKSDIWSFGILMWEIVTLGSTPYPGIAAADVMRKVRDGYRLEKPEHCRRELYNIMFYCWAADPNERPGFPEVVEMLDRLLQTETDYIELERFPDHNYYNMLNMSGEKL from the exons ATGGCATCCAGCGGGCGAACGCGAATGACGTCAGCCGACGTTCGGCTGTGCATCAAACTGCGCCACTGCCTAACAATGTTTGCGTGGATGGCGATCGTGCTGCAGCATCCCGGTGCAG ATGCTCAAGATCTCAACACACCGCCAGTAATTGTGGTGGACCGGCACTGGCGCATACCGGAGAACACGACCGTCGGCACGATGATTACGCGCGTCAATGCGGAAGACAACGAGGACGACAAGCTGGAGTTTGGGCTGGACGCACTGGTCGCCGGCCAGGAGCAACCGTTCATTATCGACCCCAACACCGGGTTCGTGTTTCTGAACAGCAGCATCGAGGGCCGAGCTGGACAGAACTTTTTCGTCTACGTCACGGTGAGCGACGGCAGCGTCACCTCCAAGAACGAGGTGTACGTGAACATCCTGAGCAAAAACGCGACCGGTTTGTACAAGTCGCGCGGGTCGCAGTTTACGCCCAGCATCGATAACATACGTCAAATACTGCCACCGGGCATAAATCTGCCTGGAATTAGCTCGCGACCACAGATCCCACTGCCACCGCTACCGTCACAGTTTACACGGAAACCACCGACCGTGCCGGGGCCGGGTCTGGAAAGTGCTGAGGTGACTccaacgccaccaccgccgtccAAGCAAACCAAAACCTATCCCGATCGACCAATCGTCACAGGAAATGCGTCCACGGTGGTAGATTCTTCCCCCACGACGCATCCCGTGGAGCCGAGTGTCTACAATGGAACAAAGCTGTCTCCCATTCCACCGGTGATTAACACTACCGCGCCGCATCCCACGATTGCTGGCGAGAGCAGTACACCAACCACTCCAAAGCTACCGCTCCAACCTACGATAACCACCGGCACGGTACCGATCCATGCCCATCCGCACGAGGAAACCAACACCGTCAAGATACTGCTCCCGGTGATCATCTCCGTGGCGATCATTTTCGTCACCGCCGGGCTGATCGCGATCTGCTTCTTCCGCAAGTATCTGTGCGCGCTCAGCAAAACGctcaagaagaaaaacaaaatcgataAAGCCAAAAAGTCAAACCaaagcaacggcagcagcaacattacCTCCACCGCCGAGGATAGCCGCAACTCGATCGGGCTGAGCCACTGGACGGGCCCGATGGCGTTCAGCAACCGGTACACCTCACCGTGGGAGCGGGACACGAACGGTCACCTGCAGGCGACGTCCCAGCTGTCCGAGGAGTCGAACGGGTCGATCGTGAAGGATCGCTGGGAGTTTCCACGCCACCGGCTGAAGGTGTTCAACATCCTCGGCGAGGGTGCGTTCGGGCAGGTTTGGCGCTGCGAGGCGACCGATATCGATGGGCACGAGGGCGTATCGGTGACGGCGGTCAAAACGCTCAAGGAAAATGCGAGCGAGGCGGAGCGGAACGATCTGCTGTCGGAGCTGCAGGTGCTGAAGTCGCTCGAACCGCACATCAACGTGGTGCGGCTGCTCGGCTGCTGCACGGAGAAGGATCCAATCTTCGTGATACTGGAGTACGTCAATATGGGCAAGCTGCAGACGTTCCTGAGGAACTCGCGCGTGGAGAA ACACTATGGAAATACTCACGGCAAGTCAAAGATTCTTACCTCGGGTGATCTTACCTCGTTCATGTACCAGGTCGCACGTGGGATGGATTTTCTAACATCCCTTGGG ATCATACATCGTGACCTGGCCGCCCGTAACATTCTCATCACCGACGACCATACGTGCAAGGTGGCGGACTTTGGGTTCGCCCGCGACATCGTCACCTCCAAGGTGTACGAGCGGAAGAGCGAGGGCCGGTTGCCGATCCGCTGGATGGCGACCGAGTCACTGTACGACAACATCTTCACCGTCAAGTCCGACATCTGGAGCTTCGGCATCCTGATGTGGGAGATCGTCACGCTCGGCTCCACGCCCTATCCGGGCATTGCGGCGGCGGATGTGATGCGCAAGGTGCGCGACGGCTACCGGCTCGAGAAGCCGGAACACTGCCGCCGGGAGCTGTACAACATCATGTTCTACTGCTGGGCGGCCGATCCGAATGAGCGGCCCGGCTTCCCGGAGGTGGTCGAGATGCTGGACCGGTTGCTGCAAACCGAGACGGACTACATCGAGCTGGAGCGGTTTCCCGACCATAACTACTACAATATGCTCAACATGAGCGGCGAGAAGCTGTGA
- the LOC133392843 gene encoding protein phosphatase 1 regulatory subunit pprA-like: protein MVQWTVWLLLIVVNAASISDKSLRMSCPNLCFLFNFQKKGDTFAFQQISNTSQNLYMQNVLMKRLDLSILEQLPAFIVELSIHSSDRLKRISVPKAINVIHIIESGLRRIDIFEGSSLTKLNVYDCDMTRLPRSIRNAPNLKLFRIDKCKLSNIDLATFCDYPYLRDLRLNGNKIRYVVNTSKRNCSIYSSVTLLELGNNMLTTVNMELFNAFTKLKALSLYNNKIVSITGQLALDSLSNLLMGGNRLEHLDLCGWYVPSMESVLLSLNRFTKIPECLNHWKSVSSLMLNHNQFTSFSIDKLAGMSNLTNLYLQCNKLTEIELNSVFFPPNLKKLIVDNNNLTLLDLSFILAQDLVVQASNNFISSFNQENSSLNVTSLTMEGNPIDCSWATPLERLYGECVRNEEFDACSMIENNIKLCSKHRLYR from the exons ATGGTGCAATGGACTGTGTG GCTACTACTGATCGTGGTAAACGCAGCAAGCATAAGCGATAAGAGTCTTAGAATGAGTTGCCCTAATCTGTGCTTCCTTTTTAACTTtcaaaaaaaaggagataCGTTCGCATTTCAGCAAATATCTAACACCTCGCAAAATTTATACATGCAAAATGTGTTGATGAAGCGCTTGGATCTTTCAATACTGGAACAACTGCCTGCTTTTATCGTTGAGCTAAGCATTCACTCATCAGACAGATTGAAAAGGATCAGTGTCCCAAAAGCAATAAATGTCATACACATCATAGAGTCCGGCTTGCGAAGGATCGATATTTTCGAGGGCAGTTCATTAACGAAGCTAAATGTTTATGATTGTGACATGACGAGACTTCCACGAAGTATTCGTAATGCACCAAACCTGAAATTATTCAGAATCGATAAATGTAAACTGAGCAACATTGATTTGGCAACGTTTTGTGATTATCCTTATTTGCGCGATCTTCGTTTAAATGGTAATAAGATACGGTACGTTGTAAACACGTCGAAAAGGAACTGCAGCATCTATAGTTCCGTCACACTGTTGGAATTAGGTAATAATATGCTCACCACGGTGAACATGGAGCTGTTCAATGCGTTTACCAAATTGAAGGCCTTGAGTCTTTACAACAATAAAATCGTATCGATAACGGGCCAATTGGCTCTCGACTCATTGTCAAATCTCTTAATGGGTGGAAATAGGCTAGAGCATTTGGATCTTTGTGGTTGGTATGTGCCATCAATGGAATCGGTGCTGCTTTCTTTAAACCGTTTTACAAAGATACCGGAATGTCTAAACCATTGGAAAAGTGTTTCGTCTCTCATGTTGAACCACAATCAATTCACCAGCTTTAGTATCGACAAATTGGCGGGGATGAGCAATTTAACAAATTTATATTTACAATGTAACAAGCTAACCGAAATTGAGCTGAACAGTGTATTCTTTCCCCCGAATTTAAAAAAGCTCATAGTGGACAACAATAATCTCACTCTGCTAGATTTGTCATTCATTCTGGCACAGGACTTAGTAGTGCAAGCAAGCAATAATTTCATTTCGAGCTTCAACCAAGAGAATTCCTCGCTTAATGTCACAAGTCTCACGATGGAGGGAAATCCGATTGACTGTTCATGGGCAACTCCTTTAGAACGATTGTATGGTGAATGTGTGAGGAATGAAGAATTTGATGCGTGTAGTATGATcgaaaataacataaaattgtGTAGCAAACATCGGTTGTATAGGTGA
- the LOC133393561 gene encoding protein flightless-1 homolog, whose translation MFRGIVWFLIVANVTSSLAELEMICYANCHIYNFESKEDIFAFQHIPDTAHVLNMENVQMKHVDRWTLEQLPPFVHTLKIVGSIKLKRISVPNALRNLYIMNTNLRRINIASNSSLNNLVFSGCGVTKVPLDIQNALQLYWLRLHECKLSEIDLAVFCDHSYLKLLDCENNNIRYIVNTSKRNCSFYNALTELILSTNMLTTVDMELFNVFVSLRQVDLQRNRITTLSGRLVHRSLEILAMNKNKLGHVDLCGWDVPSMKKVSFASNNLTTLPECITNWTSVSKLDFSFNEFTNFSIESVAGMNNLVSIELECNKLTEIMLNSVHFPPKLSSLRINRNYLTSLDLSFIPVRSLDVLVAYNLISSFDKNNSSPNVTSLRMSGNQIDCSWETRLEQLYGECTRNDSIILLRNKRMKTCDGQRSRLYFVL comes from the exons ATGTTCCGAGGGAtagtgtg GTTCCTGATCGTGGCAAACGTAACAAGCAGTCTCGCTGAGCTTGAAATGATTTGCTATGCCAATTGCCACATTTATAACTTCGAATCGAAAGAAGATATTTTTGCATTTCAACACATTCCTGACACGGCGCATGTTCTGAACATGGAAAATGTGCAGATGAAACACGTCGATCGGTGGACCCTGGAACAACTGCCTCCTTTTGTACACACTCTAAAGATAGTAGGCTCGATAAAGCTCAAAAGGATTAGTGTTCCGAATGCGTTGCGCAACCTATATATAATGAACACCAATTTGAGAAGGATCAATATAGCTTCCAACAGCTCATTAAACAATCTAGTTTTTTCAGGATGTGGTGTGACGAAAGTTCCGCTGGACATTCAAAATGCACTACAGCTATATTGGTTGAGGCTGCATGAGTGTAAGTTAAGTGAGATTGATTTGGCAGTGTTTTGTGATCACTCATATTTAAAACTTCTTGATTGCGAGAACAACAATATACGCTACATTGTGAACACGTCAAAAAGGAATTGCAGTTTCTACAATGCACTCACTGAACTAATATTATCAACAAATATGCTTACCACAGTAGACATGGAGcttttcaatgtgtttgtcAGCTTGAGACAAGTGGATTTACAAAGGAATAGAATCACAACGCTATCAGGTCGGTTGGTACATCGCTCTTTGGAAATTCTTGCGATGAATAAAAACAAGCTCGGTCATGTAGACCTGTGCGGTTGGGATGTGCCATCAATGAAAAAGGTTTCATTTGCCTCAAACAACCTTACGACACTACCGGAATGCATAACCAATTGGACGAGCGTTTCAAAGCTCGATTTTAGCTTTAATGAGTTTACCAATTTCAGTATCGAAAGTGTAGCGGGAATGAACAATCTGGTGTCAATAGAATTAGAATGCAACAAGCTAACCGAAATAATGTTGAACAGTGTGCACTTTCCTCCAAAATTAAGCTCGCTTCGTATTAATCGAAATTATCTCACATCGTTAGATTTGTCGTTCATACCGGTACGATCGTTAGACGTATTAGTGGCATATAATTTAATCTCAAGTTTTGATAAGAACAATAGCTCGCCAAACGTAACAAGTTTAAGAATGAGTGGGAATCAGATTGACTGTTCATGGGAAACGCGTTTGGAACAATTATACGGCGAATGCACTAGGAACGATTCCATTATTCTTTTGCGCAACAAACGAATGAAAACATGCGACGGCCAGAGATCCCGGCTGTATTTTGTGTTATGA